GGTATCTCTTTCAAGGAATCCTCTTCGAGAACTTACAAGATGAGCGAGGATTCTCTGTTCATTGTCAACAAAATGATTGACTACTTTAATAATGGGGATTACGATGTTTCGGCAGTACCCGAGATAGAAGAACAGAACATATCTGCGCTACAATTTCATGCAAGAATGTTTTCTTTGGCAGACAAATACGCAGTCGACATCCTGCTATCACTATCAGCAGCGAAGTACTTGGATGGGCTTAGAAATTCGGAAATCGTTGAATTCCTTGGATCTATTCCGGCTGTTTATGAACTGACGCCAAGTTATGTCAGAAATCTTAGAgatgaagccatcaagcACGCAAGGATCAATCTGCCGCAGGGTCTGGGAAACCCATCTGTTAGACAGATCTATGAAGGCATCGCGGGTACGACTCCGGAATTCATAAAGGAACTTCTAGACTCGTATATGGAGACTCCCATGATAGGGAAATGTTGGGACTGCGGCAGTTATCAAGCATTACAGGGAGTACAAAGCCGCTGCTTGCAATGTGGCCATGACACAACCCCACCAGCGTGCTGataggagaggaagagatgaATTTGCTCAAACTGCGTTCGGCAGGTTTTCGTGCAAGACTCCACTTCGGGCCACGGGAGCATGAGTACGCAGATGGGCCGGTTATGGGGCCATCATCTATGTTACTTGTCGCTCGCGCGGTAGCCCTAATCTATAGACACCGGTCGAGAAGTACCAACTCTTCTTACGCGGTCACAAGCAGATTTCGTATGTAGTAACAGATATGTAGGCTGTAGCTGGGCCATATACAACTGGAGGATCTGGTGGGCCTCAAATTCGGTTGTCGACGAAGGCTCAAATCTCAAATCAGAGATACGAGAGGCCTTTAACTGGTAATAAATTGCATCAACATACCATGACCTCCTATTCAATAGCCGGTCAAGGTTGTTATTAATGTGGAGATTCATTCTGGCATTGGAAAAGAGCTACATGCTGCAACGGCGAGAGATCTTGGAATATGTGGGAATGGCCGTCTAAACCTTTTTCCCTTAAGGGTTGGCTGCTTGGAACATCTGGGTGCTGGTAAAGCAATAACAGAGGAAGGATTGCCTGCATACGACAAATGCATACGCTGAATAAAAGCCAGTATTACCTCCTCACTTGACGAAAATGCCGTCATATTCTATGTCCGATCCATGCCGCCTCGAGAGATTGTGGTGGGGTGAACTGGCCATGTATGGTTGACCAACCGCTCAGGTTAAGAGATAGGCTAAGAAAAGTAGGCGAGGTAGGAATGGAGTGCTATGTCCTTTGCATCAAGGAGTGAGCTTTTTGATTGTGAGATTCAAAAAGTGCCCTTGGTACAGCCGAATTCCAGTCTACCTGACGCAGGATCGTGTCGAGAGCTCACCCACACATGCTATCGAGAGCCTCCCAAATAGTATTCTTTTTGACGACACAGCGACCCTTCCCAGTCGAAGTGCAGCCACCTTCCAATGCTTGAGCAACGGtatccatcttctcctcagaTGTCGCGTAGCGCATGAGCATCTCATACGCCTTTCCGCATTCAACATCTCCCTCATGGTATGTAGCATCCTGAAGAGGATCAACAGAGCCTGGCGGGACTGGGACCTGAGTAATATCTGTAGCAGGATTCTCGGCGAGACGCGAGAGAAGTTTGCATGGCATTGATTGTTTGTCATGGCAGGTTTGAGTCTGTACCTGTGCAGCAGCAGGAGCCTCGCTCGTTTCGGGTGCTGGGCAGGTAGTCGTTGTATCGAAATCCGGGCAGTTGGAGGGGTTTAGCTCACTATCCAGTGGCTCGTCAGGACTTGATGGTATGCCGGTGCTCTCCGATATGTTTTCAGCCTGGTCAAGCTCTCCCTTCCCGTCGGTCTTGCTCGACAAGGATATCTTTTCCCCCTTTATGGTCCCTCCTCCGCGGCCAGATGCAAATGGCACACATAGCCTGGCCATCCGCTCTATTTCTCGCCTTCGAGCGCAATTCGCTCCATTTGCATCATCTCCGCCTGGTTCGCGCCTCGTCCATACGTTGATATCTTCGTCGGCGAAGCCAGTCAGCCGAAGGAGGTCCCGGAGCTGCCCGTTCTCTACGACGACCTTCCGTGCCGCCAATTGTACCTCCGTCGTCGCTTTGATCCCTTGCTCTCGCGCTTCTGCGAGCCTTCGTTCGAGATCCGACACATACTCTTTCCGGCGCGCTCGGTAGCGGCGCTTATTCTCTGTCAATCGAGATGTTCTCGCGATGCCGGAGGTTTGGGTCACGCACTGTAACATCACGTCAGCGGAGTCTACGTATGCGTTTGGTCTGGAAGCTCCTCGTCCAGTGCCAGACTAAAGGAAAATAGAGATTTGAGGCACTTGCCACCCTCTTAGTTTCATGGCGAGACTCATCGATTTGCTGAGCTTGGTCGCGATTTAATACAAGGGAGTCATCGTCCAATTCACGGGCGGGGTTTTTGCCAATGTGCGGTGCAGGCATATCAGTAGTGCATCCAGCCATGGTTGTAAAGGAAGGAGGCCATGGGCCTGACCACTGGTGGAAGTGACGGTGTCGCGGGCCGTTTTGCTTGTGATGCCCAAATCAGTTCTCGCTGTCTGTTTGATGTTTGCCCCCCTTGCCTGGACTTCCGTTGCGGTAGTTTCGTCCCTGCCTCTCGTCATGTGATATTATTACGTGTTCTTAGCGTGTTTACGGCCGTGTCATGGCGGGGCATTGGggtagtagtagtagtagtagtattTATTACGCCCGGGAGAACGGACCTCATAGGGCCTGTGGCTACGCTAAGCTATTCACGTATTCCCCGCTTTTCGTCCATTCTACACAAAAGAAAGCCCTACTGCTCTTCCTGTTCTTACTTTTCTAGCCCCGTTTGCTTGACTCTGCTTGACAGACCTGCTTGAAGGCCAACCAATACCatctccaagtgttcagcatcctatcttcagcagctgaagcatGGTCTGTCAACTTGAGGCTGTTTGTTGTTAGTAATCAGCTGTGATGTTAATATTAGTAGTCATTtgttttctccttctcaaactcCTTCCTGGCTCAATCTTCCTGTCGCCATCGCAAATTTGACTGTCGCTCGCACCGCCTCCAGGTTAGGTCTCCACTTTGCTCCGTCTGACGCCGACTTTCCACCtagaaagaaggaaagatTGCCCATCATGTTTTGTCCTACTCGACGCATGGCTTCACGCTCTGCTTCCCATCTTGTGCATCGGAACAGAAAATGCTCCATTGTCTCTGGTCCACATCCACATTCACACATGTCCGACTCTGCGGCCccgatcttgttgaggtAGCTGTTGACCTTCGCCATTCCCGTGCGGAGCTGCGAGAGCACTCCGGCTTCTCGTCTCTTGCAAATGTCGTATAGTGCTTGCGTATGTTTGCCTGGTAGGGCCCGATCTATCCGTTTGGAGTAGTTGCCTACATTGTTGGGTAGTTTCCGTTGCTGATGCAGCTGCGACACTGCCAGCCTGAGCCGCGTGGAGCGGGCCTGGTACGGTAGCGATTGCGGCGTGCATCCCGCTCTGgtagccttcttggcttgtcTCTTTGCTTCACGACTCATGCTGAGGTCATCGTCTCTGGATGGTACCCAGATCATCTTGACTCTATTGTTTCCCTTTCCCAGTCGCTCGATGTGCTCGTAGATCTGACGGATGGAGGTCTGGCCTGATTGCTGTTGCGGTCGGGCAATCGCCTTGAGTGACGACTGGCTACTTGACAGCACCGTAAGCTCTCGACATTGTAGACCATCCGGCATGCATCACAATGCCATCGCTATCGCCTCCAGCTCGGCGGTGTACGGGTTCTGATCGTCTCGTGACCCGAGCGTGGCCGAGTACCTGGCCACTATCCTGTCTGTTTGACCAGGCGATCTTTGGGCCACGATGCCGCCCATACCCACTAGACCTCCCCTGTCGGAAGCACTGGTCGCGATGACAATGTCGTTGACGTTCTTTGCAGCTATTTTCGCCGCTTCAC
This genomic interval from Fusarium oxysporum f. sp. lycopersici 4287 chromosome 3, whole genome shotgun sequence contains the following:
- a CDS encoding hypothetical protein (At least one base has a quality score < 10) — protein: MEDEQRKDENGEFLVLICEGKKFHVRKTALFTQSKVFHTAFTGPFSNKYAVDILLSLSAAKYLDGLRNSEIVEFLGSIPAVYELTPSYVRNLRDEAIKHARINLPQGLGNPSVRQIYEGIAVIKHYREYKAAACNVAMTQPHQRADRRGRDEFAQTAFGRFSCKTPLRATGA
- a CDS encoding hypothetical protein (At least one base has a quality score < 10), which codes for MAGCTTDMPAPHIGKNPARELDDDSLVLNRDQAQQIDESRHETKRVCVTQTSGIARTSRLTENKRRYRARRKEYVSDLERRLAEAREQGIKATTEVQLAARKVVVENGQLRDLLRLTGFADEDINVWTRREPGGDDANGANCARRREIERMARLCVPFASGRGGGTIKGEKISLSSKTDGKGELDQAENISESTGIPSSPDEPLDSELNPSNCPDFDTTTTCPAPETSEAPAAAQVQTQTCHDKQSMPCKLLSRLAENPATDITQVPVPPGSVDPLQDATYHEGDVECGKAYEMLMRYATSEEKMDTVAQALEGGCTSTGKGRCVVKKNTIWEALDSMCG